One segment of Streptomyces bathyalis DNA contains the following:
- a CDS encoding DUF917 domain-containing protein produces the protein MAWDLQLTDLPDLARGSALLGAGGGGDPYLGESLAADALKSGAGSVRFLDPDELGEDSLVVTTAMLGAPTVLVEKLPNGTEAALALRALEQRLGRPVTATMPAECGGMNSMVPLLAAAQLALPVVDADGMGRAFPELSMTTFGACGLPGSPMAMADEHGSVAVVETGSDNRRLESLARALAVSMGASASIAIYPMSGRDVRRTAVPRTVSTAVRLGRAVREAQERHSDPFSALQEALPHTVYRHGRVVFSGKVVDVERRTADGFARGRAVVAPDRAVADRTATDSTAADNASADGAEAMCELVFQNENLVARVGGRTVAVVPDLVTVLHADSGEPITTEGLSFGQRVRVFVISAPDRLCTPEALATFGPRAFGVDEDYRPAAPLP, from the coding sequence ATGGCCTGGGACCTCCAGCTCACCGACCTGCCCGACCTCGCCCGCGGATCCGCACTGCTCGGCGCGGGAGGCGGGGGCGACCCGTATCTCGGGGAGTCGCTGGCCGCCGATGCCCTGAAGTCGGGCGCGGGGAGCGTCCGTTTCCTCGACCCGGACGAGCTCGGCGAGGACAGCCTCGTCGTCACGACGGCCATGCTGGGAGCGCCGACCGTCCTCGTGGAGAAGCTCCCGAACGGCACGGAAGCGGCCCTCGCTCTACGCGCGTTGGAGCAGCGCCTGGGCCGCCCGGTCACCGCCACGATGCCCGCCGAGTGCGGCGGCATGAACTCGATGGTCCCGCTGCTGGCGGCAGCGCAGCTCGCGCTGCCCGTCGTCGACGCCGACGGCATGGGCCGCGCCTTCCCCGAGTTGTCGATGACGACGTTCGGCGCCTGCGGCCTGCCGGGCTCGCCCATGGCGATGGCCGACGAGCACGGCAGCGTGGCCGTCGTCGAGACCGGGTCCGACAACCGGCGGCTGGAGTCGCTGGCCCGCGCGCTCGCCGTCAGCATGGGCGCCTCGGCCTCGATCGCGATCTACCCCATGAGCGGCCGAGACGTCCGCCGTACGGCAGTGCCGCGCACCGTGAGCACGGCCGTACGGCTGGGACGGGCGGTGCGGGAGGCCCAGGAGAGACACAGCGACCCCTTCTCCGCGCTCCAGGAGGCGCTGCCGCACACGGTGTACCGGCACGGGAGGGTCGTCTTCTCGGGCAAGGTCGTCGACGTGGAACGCCGCACGGCCGACGGCTTCGCCCGCGGTCGCGCCGTGGTCGCGCCGGACCGCGCGGTCGCGGATCGCACGGCTACGGACAGCACGGCTGCGGACAACGCCTCCGCGGACGGCGCGGAGGCGATGTGCGAACTCGTCTTCCAGAACGAGAACTTGGTGGCCCGGGTCGGCGGCCGGACGGTGGCTGTCGTGCCCGATCTCGTCACCGTGCTGCACGCGGACTCGGGGGAACCGATCACCACCGAGGGGCTGTCGTTCGGGCAGCGCGTGCGGGTGTTCGTGATCTCCGCGCCGGACCGGCTGTGCACCCCCGAGGCGCTGGCCACCTTCGGGCCGCGGGCCTTCGGCGTCGACGAGGACTACCGTCCCGCCGCGCCCCTTCCCTAG